A single genomic interval of Scylla paramamosain isolate STU-SP2022 chromosome 12, ASM3559412v1, whole genome shotgun sequence harbors:
- the LOC135105492 gene encoding 3-oxoacyl-[acyl-carrier-protein] reductase FabG-like, with translation MALHNGTHLRAVESSGEQCVGILQHGKTYRHTMASQSSQDSKRQDICQWALGHVALVTGAGQRVGKAIAASLHKRGYTVAIHYNASKDEAISFMAELNSIRKNSAYAFHADLSTNVKETAHHLVAEVAEKWGRLDLLVNSAAIYYATPIAETMEEQWDKLLDLNAKAPYFMTQAAAPYLKETHGSVVNVADILGERPKAPLNVYCITKATIIMITKSLALELAPEVRVNYVNPGASIFPEGYDEKLKQEWMSKTPLGKAGNGEEVGDSVAFLASPSAGFMTGAGVSPSGGRSVAL, from the exons ATGGCTCTCCATAACGGTACCCACTTGAGAGCTGTGGAGTCGAGTGGTGAACAGTGTGTGGGCATCCTCCAGCACGgaaagacatacagacacaccaTGGCAAGTCAGAGCAGCCAGGACAGCAAGA GGCAGGATATTTGCCAGTGGGCCTTGGGACATGTGGCCCTGGTGACAGGTGCAGGGCAGCGAGTGGGCAAGGCCATCGCTGCCAGCCTCCACAAGAGAGGTTACACGGTTGCCATCCATTACAATGCATCAAAGGATGAAGCCATTTCATTCATGGCAGAATTAAACAG CATCCGCAAGAACAGCGCCTACGCCTTCCATGCAGACCTGTCAACCAATGTGAAGGAGACAGCTCATCACCTGGTGGCTGAGGTGGCAGAGAAGTGGGGAAGACTTGACCTCCTAGTGAACAGTGCTGCCATCTACTATGCAACACCCATTGCCGAGACAATGGAGGAGCAGTGGGATAAGCTGCTGGATCTAAATGCAAAAGCTCCTTATTTTATGACCCAG GCAGCGGCTCCATACCTGAAGGAGACTCACGGTTCTGTGGTCAATGTGGCGGACATCCTGGGTGAGCGTCCCAAGGCACCATTAAATGTGTACTGCATCACCAAGGCCACCATCATCATGATCACCAAGAGCTTGGCCCTTGAGCTTGCACCTGAA GTTCGTGTCAACTATGTCAATCCAGGAGCATCTATCTTTCCTGAGGGCTACGATGAGAAGCTCAAGCAG GAATGGATGTCAAAAACTCCCCTTGGGAAGgcagggaatggagaggaggtgggCGACAGTGTGGCATTCTTGGCCTCACCCTCAGCTGGTTTCATGACAGGAGCTGGTGTGTCTCCATCTGGTGGTCGCTCTGTTGCTCTGTAA